One Gadus chalcogrammus isolate NIFS_2021 chromosome 4, NIFS_Gcha_1.0, whole genome shotgun sequence DNA segment encodes these proteins:
- the setdb2 gene encoding histone-lysine N-methyltransferase SETDB2 — protein sequence MDQKASVARVFWERSDVDGVLDRVCGYLEALRARLKGQTATHTDYVQGLRLVRLVEAGSTPGTADSSPIHDVINTGLLTTSEEVEEEEMEEEEEEEVLSADQQEDHVSGPQVLYQPHQCTKACVPSLPRCSQPFWGQNPLKVPQLCGFRRLGGQEVTSEDLVYVTPCGLCLRSHDDVMRFLFATESYDVLQVEFFTFNAAVRLDPPLAAGPRLPELDLSRGLEPAPVELCPGTAGERPRDFRYRKDRWPHGCFLSPPALFHTCCDCEDGCEDAARCACRGRTAGAGGYAHHSLPRPLEAGLVECGPWCGCERARCQNRLAQRGVRVRLQVFQGSAHGGWGVRCRDDLDQGTFICTYAGLVLRKGRDPEQAPPPGGLGAELASDDDVEVITEWLVPPLTDGAPPTAAPLHVPVIQGPSETPHLTPPIAPQESLQTQTQETQTQETQTLQTQTLLDQTLQDQTLLDQTVQTQTLLDQTQETQTQGTQILLDQTLLDQTLQTQTLQTQTLQTQTLQTQTLLDQTLLDQTLQTQTLLDQTILDQTLQDQTLQTQTLQTQTLLDQTLLDQTLQTQTLLDQTLQDQTLQTQTLLDQTLQTQTLQDQTQETQPNLDPEPLNGAGQSAVREEPVAVATAEHRFRAPPVRKRKREEEDVYYLDATKEGNVARFLNHSCRPNLFTQSVFTDTQDPTFPLVAFFTSRVIKAGTELTWKCSPDTGSSSQGQEVACQCGHEDCEGVTNGNQAVCEVCDAHEGVHEGVHEGVHEGVHEGVHEGVCGPEA from the exons ATGGACCAGAAGGCATCTG tgGCGCGGGTGTTCTGGGAGCGGTCAGATGTGGACGGGGTTCTGGACAGAGTGTGTGGATACCTTGAGGCACTGCGGGCCCGCCTGAAGGGCCAGACCGCCACGCACACAG ACTATGTCCAGGGCCTCAGGCTGGTGCGGCTGGTGGAGGCGGGGTCAACCCCTGGGACTGctgactcctcccccatccATGATGTCATCAACACAG GGCTCCTGACCACctccgaggaggtggaggaggaggagatggaggaggaggaggaggaggaggtgctgtctGCTGACCAGCAGGAGGATCATGTGTCTGGCCCTCAGGTCCTCTACCAGCCACACCAGTGCACCAAG GCCTGCGTGCCCAGCCTGCCCAGGTGCAGCCAGCCCTTCTGGGGGCAGAACCCCCTGAAGGTGCCCCAGCTCTGTGGCTTCAGGAGGCTCGGCGGGCAGGAAGTGACCTCAGAGGACCTCGTCTACGTCACCCCCTGTGGACTCTGCCTGCGTAGTCATGACGACGTGATGCGTTTCCTGTTCGCCACAGAGAGCTACGACGTCCTGCAG GTGGAGTTCTTCACCTTCAACGCGGCGGTGCGGCTGGACCCGCCCCTCGCGGCCGGGCCCCGCCTCccggagctggacctgagccGCGGCCTGGAGCCCGccccggtggagctgtgcccgGGCACGGCCGGGGAGCGGCCCCGCGACTTCCGCTACCGCAAAGACCGCTGGCCGCACGGCTGCTTCCTGTCGCCGCCGGCGCTGTTCCACACCTGCTGCGACTGCGAGGACGGCTGCGAGGACGCCGCCCGCTGCGCCTGCCGGGGGCGGACCGCCGGGGCGGGGGGCTACGCCCACCACAgcctgccccgccccctggagGCAGG GCTGGTGGAGTGCGGTCCCTGGTGCGGCTGTGAGCGGGCGCGCTGTCAGAACCGTCTGGCCCAGCGGGGGGTGAGGGTCCGCCTCCAGGTGTTCCAGGGCTCCGCCCACGGGGGCTGGGGGGTGCGTTGCCGTGACGACCTGGACCAGGGCACCTTCATCTGCACCTACGCCG GGCTGGTCCTGAGGAAGGGGCGTGACCCAGAgcaggctccgcccccgggggggttgggggcggaGCTCGCGTCCGACGACGACGTGGAGGTAATCACTGAGTGGCTGGTCCCGCCCCTGACTGACGGAGCCCCGCCCACCGCAGCCCCGCTGCATGTCCCGGTCATCCAGGGACCGTCAGAGACGCCCCACCTGACCCCTCCCATAGCCCCCCAAGAGTCCCTGCAGACCCAGACCCAAGAGACCCAGACCCAAGAGACCCAGACCCTACAGACCCAGACCCTACTGGACCAGACCCTACAGGACCAGACTCTACTGGACCAGACCGTACAGACCCAGACCCTACTGGACCAGACCCAAGAGACCCAGACCCAAGGGACCCAGATCCTACTGGACCAGACCCTACTGGACCAGACCCTACAGACCCAGACCCTACAGACCCAGACCCTACAGACCCAGACCCTACAGACCCAGACCCTATTGGACCAGACCCTATTGGACCAGACCCTACAGACCCAGACCCTACTGGACCAGACCATACTGGACCAGACCCTACAGGACCAGACCCTACAGACCCAGACCCTACAGACCCAGACCCTACTGGACCAGACCCTACTGGACCAGACCCTACAGACCCAGACCCTACTGGACCAGACCCTACAGGACCAGACCCTACAGACCCAGACCCTACTGGACCAGACCCTACAGACCCAGACCCTACAGGACCAGACCCAAGAGACCCAGCCGAACCTGGACCCAGAGCCCCTGAATGGGGCCGGCCAATCAGCCGTGCGGGAGGAGCCAGTTGCCGTGGCGACCGCTGAGCACAGGTTCAGGGCTCCAccagtgaggaagaggaagagagaggaggaagacgtTTACTATCTGGATGCCACCAAGGAGGGCAATGTGGCTCGCTTCCTAAAC catAGCTGCCGTCCGAACCTCTTCACCCAGAGTGTCTTCACGGACACCCAGGACCCCACCTTCCCTCTGGTTGCCTTCTTCActtccag agTGATCAAGGCCGGCACCGAGCTCACCTGGAAGTGCTCTCCGGACACAGGAAGTTCTTCTCAAGGACAGGAAGTGGCGTGCCAGTGTGGGCATGAGGACTGCGAGGGTGTCACCAACGGCAACCAGGcggtgtgtgaagtgtgtgacGCGCACGAGGGCGTGCATGAGGGCGTGCACGAGGGAGTGCACGAGGGTGTGCACGAGGGGGTGCACGAGGGTGTCTGCGGGCCAGAGGCGTGA